Proteins encoded by one window of Glycine soja cultivar W05 chromosome 15, ASM419377v2, whole genome shotgun sequence:
- the LOC114387896 gene encoding membralin-like protein At1g60995 isoform X2, producing the protein MDPEQTFIRVQERFSQMLTPKVRVALEYLYLFIAITLFCILVVMHANYVQQPGCSSELSGVVTSEAQLIQIKITSAGLWSHNDSESNRIDPPETEIVKDKMEISDVSGDKLPFLASKLWWNWIGSGARRGKLVFKFWKTDTEFLEHQAETSTSNQNTRPVGEDAVIKIDKEDPPKSFTLSAKETLKAAIIHFGKKWYRRISFIWRHTMQIIGSFQKLWNIAGVHLNLDIPKWMHILRLDRLNTNAVQWLNKKGKLFEPTYLYTMEKGYFLLPESAKSHHNIRTVNVSISAWHSCFGNRWQQLLINRFVGYDTILINSLLSSPGQGYLYNYQTKEFYNLSYAQEVPEGPARFGDYLVTKCGVLMMSLFVFFTTTMSVSFTLRETQTRMLKFTVQLQHHARHRLPTFQLIFVHVIESLVFVPIMIGILFFLFEFYDDQLLAFMVLILVWLCELFTLISVRTPISMKFFPRFFLLYFLVFHIYFFSYAYGFSYLALSTTAAFMQHLILYFWNRFEVPALQRYMQNRRSQLQQHPDFHITSSTILASTLHITRLNTRNQGLNNVDLATGAGLRPGFDQSMPQNGPGVADPQDRSENNRDRVANPAQIPGQADIRQAERET; encoded by the exons ATGGATCCGGAGCAGACTTTCATACGCGTGCAGGAGAGGTTTTCTCAGATGCTGACGCCCAAAGTCAGAGTTGCTTTGGAGTATCTCTACCTGTTCATCGCCATAACCTTATTCTGCATTCTCGTTGTTATGCACGCTAATTACGTTCAACAG CCTGGGTGTTCAAGTGAGCTATCCGGAGTAGTGACATCAGAAGCCCAACTTATTCAGATTAAG ATAACCAGTGCCGGCCTGTGGTCTCATAATGATTCTGAATCAAACAGAATAGATCCCCCTGAAACAGAAATTGTAAAAGACAAAATGGAGATTTCTGATGTCAGTGGAGATAAATTGCCATTTTTGGCTTCCAAGCTTTGGTGGAACTGGATTGGTTCAGGTGCTAGGAGAGGAAAATTGGTATTCAAGTTTTGGAAAACTGACACTGAGTTTCTTGAACATCAAGCTGAAACCTCTACAAGTAATCAAAACACCAGGCCAGTGGGTGAAGATGCTGTCATCAAAATTGATAAAGAGGACCCACCAAAAAGTTTTACTTTATCAGCCAAAGAGACATTAAAAGCAGCAATTATACATTTTGGTAAAAAGTGGTATAGGCGCATCTCATTCATTTGGAGGCACACCATGCAGATCATCGGAAGTTTTCAGAAGCTATGG AATATTGCTGGTGTACACTTAAATCTTGATATTCCCAAATGGATGCATATCCTTCGTTTGGACAGGCTTAACACCAATGCag tgCAATGGCTTAACAAGAAAGGAAAGTTATTTGAACCCACATATCTTTATACTATGGAAAAG GGGTATTTCTTGTTACCTGAAAGTGCTAAATCTCATCATAATATACGTACTGTGAATGTTAGCATATCAGCTTGGCACTCCTGCTTTGGAAACAG gtgGCAGCAACTACTCATAAACAGATTTGTCGGATATGATACGATTTTAATCAATAGTTTATTGAGTTCTCCTGGTCAAG GTTATCTTTATAACTATCAAACAAAGGAATTCTATAACCTTAGTTATGCACAAGAAGTTCCGGAAGGCCCAGCTAGGTTTGGAG ACTATCTTGTAACAAAGTGTGGCGTGCTTATGATGTCcttgtttgtattttttactACCACAATGTCAGTATCATTTACATTAAGAGAAACACAGACTCGCATGCTGAAGTTCACGG TGCAGCTTCAACACCATGCACGGCATCGCCTTCCAACATTTCAGCTGATCTTTGTACATGTGATTGAATCACTAGTTTTTGTTCCT ATTATGATTGGCATTCTGTTTTTTCTCTTTGAGTTTTATGATGATCAGCTACTTGCCTTCATGGTCTTGATTCTTGTCTGGTTGTGTGAACTTTTTACTCTCATcag TGTCCGAACACCAATATCAATGAAGTTCTTTCCTCGCTTCTTTTTGCTGTATTTCCTGGTCTTCCACATATATTTCTTCTCTTATGCTTACG gtttttcgtATTTGGCTCTTTCTACAACCGCGGCTTTTATGCAACACCTTATCCTGTACTTTTGGAATCGGTTTGAG GTACCGGCACTGCAAAGGTACATGCAAAATCGACGGTCACAACTTCAGCAACACCCAGACTTCCACATTACCTCTTCCACCATTCTTGCATCAACGTTACACATCACAAGATTGAACACAAGAAACCAGGGATTAAATAACGTTGACTTGGCTACTGGAGCAGGGTTGAGACCTGGTTTTGATCAATCAATGCCCCAAAATGGACCAGGAGTTGCCGATCCTCAAGATCGGTCAGAAAATAATCGAGACAGGGTTGCGAACCCTGCCCAGATTCCTGGGCAAGCTGACATTCGACAAGCAGAAAGGG AGACGTGA
- the LOC114386398 gene encoding uncharacterized protein LOC114386398: MGDHPRSQPLDLHHLFKIKNKSLKDVSKAYKSLVSKRHHHDKKNPEEPITPPRFEENDNKRVDEDIWSPKFLSRAASRRSKTPTLKSRPMSRHGSRRCTTPTSLSRSSSSSGRRSATEIAASSLKRIMSRRGSPASLSSKLNISEPKLTNHVASPTKDADACLKTTRKPEYIPAVSLSSNLSCRLTTPIIFSQTTARRKPPEVERKLHCTLENLCFGCIKKIKVTRDVIKYPGVIIQEEEILKIEVKPGWRKGTKITFEGVGDEKPGYLPSDIVFLIDEKKHPLFRREGNDLEICVEIPLVDALTGCFISIPLLGGENMGLSFENNVIYPGYEKVIKGQGMPNPKNNGIRGDLHVKFFIEFPTELSEEQRKEAASILQDCC; the protein is encoded by the exons ATGGGAGATCACCCACGTTCTCAACCATTGGATTTGCACCACCtctttaagattaaaaataaatcctTGAAAGACGTTAGCAAGGCTTACAAATCGCTTGTATCCAAAAGACACCACCATGACAAGAAAAACCCCGAG GAGCCAATAACACCCCCAAGGTTTGaggaaaatgataataaaagagTGGATGAAGACATTTGGAGTCCTAAATTTTTGTCAAGGGCTGCAAGTAGAAGATCTAAAACACCAACACTAAAATCAAGGCCTATGTCAAGGCATGGAAGCAGGCGATGCACAACACCAACCTCTCTATCAAGAAGTTCTTCTAGTTCTGGTCGAAGGAGTGCCACCGAAATTGCTGCATCATCTCTCAAAAGGATTATGAGCAGAAGGGGTTCCCCGGCTTCTTTGTCAAGTAAGTTGAACATCTCTGAACCTAAGTTAACCAACCATGTAGCGTCTCCAACAaaagatgcagatgcatgcttAAAGACCACCCGAAAGCCTGAATACATCCCTGCAGTCTCTCTGTCAAGCAATCTGAGTTGTAGGTTAACAACACCTATCATATTTTCACAGACAACAGCTAGAAGGAAACCCCCAGAAGTTGAGAGAAAGCTGCATTGCACGCTCGAGAATTTATGCTTTGGAtgcataaaaaagattaaagttACTAGAGATGTCATCAAATATCCCGG GGTAATTATCCAAGAAGAGGAGATTTTGAAAATTGAGGTGAAGCCGGGATGGAGAAAAGGAACAAAGATTACATTTGAAGGAGTAGGTGATGAGAAACCTGGATACCTCCCTTCTGATATAGTATTCTTGATTGATGAAAAAAAGCACCCTTTGTTTAGGAGAGAAGGCAATGATTTGGAAATATGTGTTGAGATTCCTCTAGTAGATGCACTAACAGGCTGCTTCATATCAATCCCTCTATTAGGAGGGGAGAATATGGGTTTGTCATTCGAGAATAATGTCATATACCCAGGATATGAGAAGGTTATCAAAGGTCAAGGAATGCCAAACCCCAAAAATAACGGGATAAGAGGTGATCTTCATGTCAAATTCTTCATTGAATTCCCCACAGAATTAAGTGAAGAACAACGGAAAGAAGCTGCTAGTATCCTGCAAGATTGTTGCTAA
- the LOC114386501 gene encoding uncharacterized protein LOC114386501 — MRKRSIYAWLVALVCFLLLMIVTPAIPQSQEYHDFADHRTFLGIPNALNVISNFPFLVIGLVGLVLCHHGNYFRLSLQGELWGWTCFYVGVAAVAVGSSYYHLKPDDARLVWDRLPMTVAFTSIMAIFIIERIDERKGTVSIIPLVLAGIISIVYWRFFDDLRPYALVQFVPCIVIPLMAILLPPMYTHSTYWLWAAGSYLLAKVLEATDDVIYEWAQHIVSGHTLKHLVAAMVPVFLTFMLAKRSVEPERQSLLKTWRVSWTKFREGNSNIESYSYSYTNVQAVEPQ, encoded by the exons ATGAGAAAACGCAGCATTTACGCATGGCTAGTAGCACTTGTTTGCTTCCTCCTACTCATGATCGTCACCCCAGCCATTCCCCAGTCACAAGAATACCATGATTTCGCCGACCACCGCACCTTCCTCG GTATTCCCAATGCACTTAACGTGATATCCAATTTCCCTTTTCTGGTTATTGGCCTCGTTGGACTTGTACTCTGTCATCATGGAAATTACTTTAGGCTCAG CTTGCAAGGTGAACTATGGGGCTGGACATGCTTCTATGTTGGCGTGGCTGCAGTTGCAGTTGGATCTTCATACTATCATCTCAAGCCAGACGATGCTCGCCTTGTGTGGGATCGCTTGCCC ATGACCGTCGCTTTTACATCAATCATGGCAATATTCATCATTGAGCGGATTGATGAGAGGAAGGGAACGGTTTCTATTATACCTCTAGTTTTGGCGGGTATAATAAGCATTGTGTATTGGAG ATTCTTTGATGACCTGCGTCCATATGCTCTAGTCCAATTTGTGCCATGCATTGTCATTCCTCTAATGGCTATTTTGTTGCCTCCAATGTACACACATTCAACATATTGGCTCTGGGCTGCAG GGTCTTATCTTCTAGCTAAGGTGCTAGAGGCTACTGATGATGTGATCTATGAATGGGCGCAACATATTGTCAGTGGTCACACACTTAAGCATCTGGTTGCAGCAATGGTTCCTGTCTTCTTAACATTCATGCTTGCTAAGAGGAGTGTTGAACCTGAGAG GCAAAGTTTGCTTAAAACGTGGAGGGTTTCCTGGACGAAGTTCAGAGAGGGCAACTCCAACATTGAGAGCTACTCTTACTCTTACACAAATGTGCAGGCTGTGGAGCCCCAGTGA
- the LOC114387756 gene encoding 3-ketoacyl-CoA synthase 7-like, protein MVQFKLMTMEALLSKYFPFYNLSEGSISATESLAVIASILILLCFCFRSSSIYLLDYVCYMPPDNLRLPYSHIVEHFELCNFDPELIGFELKVLERSGIGVEACVPESVHELPPDDSMKRAQAEVESVLFRIVKDLLSKHKVHPKSIDILVSNCSLFCPTPSITSMIINKFGFRSNVKSVNLSGMGCSAGLLSINLAKDLLRVHKNSLALVLSMEAVAPNGYRGNTKSKLIANVLFRMGGAAILLSNKKQHKPVAKYKLEHLVRTHMGSNDKAYQSVYQEPDEDEIVGVSLSRSLLSVAASALRTNITDLGPLVLPYSEQLRYGWSVISRKMWARGNKEMYVPNFRKAFEHFCIHAGGKSVVDAIEESLKLHKKDGEASRMALYRFGNTSSSSVWYELCYLEAKGRVKKGDRVWQIAFGSGFKCNSAVWKCLSDIDPNVRNAWSDRIHLYPVEIPVFDC, encoded by the coding sequence ATGGTTCAGTTTAAGCTTAtgacaatggaagctcttcTATCCAAATACTTTCCTTTCTATAACCTATCTGAAGGCTCAATCTCTGCCACAGAATCCTTAGCAGTCATAGCATCAATTCTCATATTACTTTGCTTCTGTTTCAGATCTTCAAGTATCTACCTTCTTGACTATGTTTGTTATATGCCTCCTGATAATCTGCGCCTTCCTTACTCTCATATTGTAGAACACTTTGAATTGTGCAATTTTGACCCTGAACTCATAGGCTTTGAATTGAAAGTATTGGAAAGATCCGGTATTGGCGTGGAGGCTTGTGTGCCAGAATCAGTTCATGAGCTCCCTCCGGATGATTCCATGAAGCGTGCACAGGCAGAAGTTGAATCGGTTCTATTCAGAATTGTCAAAGACCTCCTTTCAAAACACAAAGTGCATCCTAAAAGCATTGATATCCTTGTGTCAAACTGTAGCCTATTCTGTCCTACACCATCCATTACATCAATGATCATTAACAAGTTCGGATTCCGGAGCAACGTAAAGAGTGTCAACCTGAGTGGAATGGGTTGCAGTGCTGGATTGCTGTCAATAAACTTGGCCAAAGATCTGCTGAGAGTTCACAAAAACTCATTGGCTTTAGTTCTTAGCATGGAGGCTGTGGCTCCAAATGGCTACAGAGGTAATACCAAGTCCAAGCTTATTGCCAATGTATTGTTTCGGATGGGGGGAGCAGCCATTTTACTATCTAACAAAAAACAACACAAGCCGGTGGCCAAGTACAAGCTTGAGCATCTTGTGAGAACCCACATGGGATCAAATGACAAAGCATATCAGTCTGTTTATCAGGAACCTGATGAAGATGAGATTGTGGGTGTTTCCCTCTCACGGTCACTTCTAAGTGTAGCTGCTTCAGCTTTGAGGACCAATATAACAGACTTAGGCCCTCTTGTCTTGCCCTATTCCGAGCAGCTGCGCTATGGATGGTCAGTGATTTCCAGGAAAATGTGGGCAAGGGGGAACAAGGAAATGTATGTTCCAAATTTCAGGAAGGCTTTTGAGCATTTCTGCATACATGCTGGTGGTAAGTCAGTCGTAGATGCCATAGAGGAGAGTCTGAAGCTGCACAAGAAAGACGGTGAAGCCTCAAGGATGGCATTATACAGATTTGGCAATACTTCATCTTCTTCTGTGTGGTATGAGCTCTgctatttggaggcaaaaggaAGAGTAAAGAAAGGAGACAGGGTCTGGCAAATTGCCTTTGGAAGTGGATTCAAGTGTAACAGTGCAGTCTGGAAGTGCCTCTCTGATATTGATCCTAATGTAAGGAATGCATGGTCAGATAGAATCCATTTGTATCCAGTTGAGATACCTGTGTTTGACTGTTGA
- the LOC114387862 gene encoding importin-4-like, giving the protein MAQSLELLLIQFLMPDNDARRQAEDQIKRLAKDPQVVPALVQHMRTAKTPNVRQLAAVLLRKKITGHWAKLSPQLKQLVKQSLIETITMEHSPPVRKASANVVSIVAKYAVPSGEWPDLLPFLFQCSQSSQDDHREVALILFSSLTETIGNAFRPYFANLQALLLKCLQDETSNRVRVAALKAVGSFLEFTHDEDEVIKFREFIPSILNVSRQCLASGEEDVAILAFEIFDELIESPAPLLGDSVKSIVQFSLEVCSSQNLESNTRHQAIQIISWLAKYKSSTLKKHKLIIPILQVLCPLLAESTNETEDDDLAPDRAAAEVIDTMALNIPKHVFQPVFEFASVSCQNANPKFREASVTALGVISEGCLELMKSKLEPVLHIVLGALRDPEQMVRGAASFALGQFAEHLQPEIVSHYESVLPCILNALEDVYDEVKEKSYYALAAFCENMGEDILPFLDPLMGRLLTALQNSSQVLQETCMSAIGSIASAAEQAFIPYAERVLELMKSFMVLTNDEDLRSRARATELVGIVAMSVGIARMEPIFPPYIEAAISGFGLEFSELREYTHGFFSNVAEILDASFAKYLPRVVPLAFSSCNLDDGSAVDIDECDDEIANGFGGVSSDDEAHDEPRVRNISIRTGVLDEKAAATQALGLFAQHTKTFYAPYLDETLRILVKHSSYFHEDVRLQAIISLKHTLTAANAIFQSQNEGAAKAKELLDTVMNIYIKTMVEDDDKEVVAQACTSVADIIRDYGYATLEPYLSQLVDATSLLLREQSACQQIESDSEIDDVDSAHDEVLMDAVSDLLPAFAKSMGAQFAPIFAQLFEPLMKFAKSSRPPQDRTMVVACLAEVAQNMGSPIASYVDRVMPLVLKELASSEATNRRNAAFCVGELCKNGHEQALKYYDNILRGLHPLFGESEPDDAVRDNAAGAVARMIMVHPESIPLNQVLPVFLRVLPLKEDHEESMAVYSCVFSLVFSSNPQILSLVPELVNLFAQVVVSPVETPEVKAVVGRAFSHLISLYGQQMQPLLSNLPPAHANALSAFAQRS; this is encoded by the exons ATGGCGCAGTCTCTGGAGCTGTTGCTGATTCAGTTCCTGATGCCCGACAACGACGCTCGCCGTCAGGCCGAGGACCAAATTAAGCGCCTCGCCAAGGACCCCCAGGTGGTTCCCGCCCTGGTTCAGCACATGCGCACCGCCAAAACCCCCAACGTCCGCCAGCTCGCCGCCGTCCTCCTCCGCAAGAAGATCACCGGCCACTGGGCCAAGCTCTCTCCCCAACTCAAACAGCTCGTTAAGCAGTCCCTCATTGAAACCATCACCATGGAGCACAG TCCCCCTGTTAGGAAAGCCAGTGCCAACGTTGTCAGTATCGTTGCCAAGTACGCCGTTCCCTCCGGCGAGTGGCCCGATTTGTTGCCCTTTCTCTTCCAATGCAGTCAGAGTTCGCAGGATGACCATCGCGAA GTGGCATTAATTCTCTTCAGTTCTTTAACCGAAACAATTGGGAATGCTTTCCGGCCGTATTTTGCAAATCTGCAAGCTCTTCTGCTCAAGTGCTTGCAGGATGAGACCAGCAACCGGGTTAGAGTTGCTGCCCTCAA GGCCGTGGGATCTTTTCTGGAATTCACTCATGACGAGGATGAAGTG ATTAAGTTTCGTGAGTTCATTCCAAGCATCTTGAATGTATCGCGGCAGTGCCTTGCCTCAGGAGAAGAAGATGTTGCCATACTtgcttttgaaatttttgaTGAGCTGATAGAATCTCCTGCACCTCTTCTTGGAGATTCAGTGAAATCTATAGTGCAGTTCTCCCTTGAGGTTTGCTCAAGTCAAAATTTAGAGTCTAACACACGTCATCAG GCAATTCAAATCATTTCATGGCTGGCAAAGTACAAGTCCAGCACTTTGAAAAAGCATAAGTTGATCATACCTATTCTACAAGTTTTATGCCCTTTGCTTGCCGAATCAACTAATGAAACTGAAGATGATGATCTTGCACCGGATCGGGCAGCTGCAGAAGTTATTGATACCATGGCTTTGAACATCCCAAAGCATGTTTTCCAACCAGTTTTTGAATTTGCTTCTGTAAGCTGTCAAAATGCAAACCCGAAGTTTCGGGAAGCATCTGTTACTGCTTTGGGTGTCATTTCAGAAGGTTGTTTGGAACTCATGAAAAGTAAGCTAGAACCTGTTCTCCATATTGTCCTGGGAGCTCTGAGGGACCCAGAACAAATGGTCAGAGGGGCAGCTTCCTTTGCTTTGGGTCAATTTGCTGAGCACTTACAGCCTGAAATTGTATCCCATTATGAGAGTGTTCTTCCCTGCATTTTAAATGCTCTTGAGGATGTATATGATGAAGTAAAG GAGAAGTCATACTATGCGTTGGCTGCTTTTTGCGAGAACATGGGTGAAGACATCCTTCCTTTCTTAGATCCTTTGATGGGAAGACTGTTGACAGCTCTCCAAAATAGTTCCCAAGTCTTGCAGGAAACATGCATG TCTGCCATTGGTTCTATAGCTTCTGCTGCAGAGCAAGCATTCATTCCTTATGCCGAAAGGGTTTTAGAGTTGATGAAAAGTTTCATGGTGTTAACTAATGACGAGGATCTTCGTTCCCGTGCAAGAGCAACTGAACTAGTTGGAATTGTTGCAATGTCTGTAGGGATAGCGAGAATGGAACCAATATTTCCTCCTTACATAGAAGCTGCAATTTCT ggatttgggctGGAGTTTAGTGAGCTTCGGGAGTACACCCATGGATTCTTCAGCAATGTTGCTGAGATTTTGGATGCCAGTTTTGCAAAG TATCTTCCTCGTGTTGTGCCTCTTGCATTTTCTTCCTGCAATCTTGATGATGGCTCTGCGGTTGACATTGATGAGTGCGACGATGAAATCGCTAATGGATTTGGAGGAGTTTCATCAGATGATGAAGCTCACGATGAACCAAGAGTTCGAAATATAAGTATTAGAACTGGTGTGTTGGATGAAAAGGCAGCTGCAACCCAGGCCCTTGGCCTGTTTGCACAGCACACAAAGACTTTTTATGCACC CTACTTGGACGAGACACTAAGAATCTTGGTTAAACACTCCAGTTATTTTCATGAAGATGTTAGACTTCAGGCTATCATTTCTTTAAAAC ATACTTTAACTGCGGCCAATGCAATCTTCCAAAGTCAAAAT GAAGGGGCTGCTAAAGCAAAAGAACTTCTCG ATACTGTGATgaatatttacatcaagacTATGGTTGAAGATGATGACAAGGAAGTGGTTGCTCAAGCTTGCACTAGTGTGGCTGACATCATTAGAGATTATGGTTATGCAACTCTTGAGCCTT ACTTGTCCCAGCTTGTTGATGCAACTTCATTGTTGCTTCGGGAGCAATCTGCCTGTCAGCAGATAGAGTCAGACAGTGAAATTGATGATGTTGACAGTGCACATGATGAAGTGCTTATGGATGCAGTTTCAGATCTTCTCCCTGCATTTGCAAAGTCCATGGGTGCTCAATTTGCTCCCATTTTTGCACAGCTATTTGAACCTCTAATGAAATTTGCT AAATCTTCTCGTCCTCCTCAAGATAGGACTATGGTAGTTGCCTGCCTAGCTGAAGTTGCTCAGAACATGGGTTCTCCTATTGCAAGCTATGTTGAT AGGGTGATGCCCTTGGTACTTAAAGAACTAGCATCATCTGAGGCAACTAATAGAAGGAATGCTGCATTTTGTGTGGGAGAGTTGTGCAAAAATGGTCATGAACAAGCTTTGAA ATACTATGACAATATATTACGTGGACTTCATCCCTTGTTTGGTGAGTCTGAGCCTGATGATGCAGTGAGAGATAATGCCGCTGGTGCCGTGGCAAGGATGATCATGGTACACCCTGAATCTATCCCATTAAACCAG GTTCTTCCTGTTTTCTTGAGAGTTCTTCCATTAAAAGAAGACCACGAGGAGTCTATGGCTGTCTATAGTTGTGTCTTCTCTCTTGTATTCTCATCCAATCCCCAG ATCCTCTCCCTAGTCCCTGAATTAGTTAATCTTTTTGCTCAAGTGGTGGTATCACCTGTGGAGACGCCTGAAGTTAAAGCTGTAGTAGGCAGAGCTTTTTCTCATCTAATTTCATTATATGGGCAACAAATGCAACCTCTTCTGAGCAATCTCCCACCTGCACATGCAAACGCATTATCTGCATTTGCTCAACGGAGTTGA
- the LOC114387896 gene encoding membralin-like protein At1g60995 isoform X1 yields MDPEQTFIRVQERFSQMLTPKVRVALEYLYLFIAITLFCILVVMHANYVQQPGCSSELSGVVTSEAQLIQIKITSAGLWSHNDSESNRIDPPETEIVKDKMEISDVSGDKLPFLASKLWWNWIGSGARRGKLVFKFWKTDTEFLEHQAETSTSNQNTRPVGEDAVIKIDKEDPPKSFTLSAKETLKAAIIHFGKKWYRRISFIWRHTMQIIGSFQKLWNIAGVHLNLDIPKWMHILRLDRLNTNAVQWLNKKGKLFEPTYLYTMEKGYFLLPESAKSHHNIRTVNVSISAWHSCFGNRWQQLLINRFVGYDTILINSLLSSPGQGYLYNYQTKEFYNLSYAQEVPEGPARFGDYLVTKCGVLMMSLFVFFTTTMSVSFTLRETQTRMLKFTVQLQHHARHRLPTFQLIFVHVIESLVFVPIMIGILFFLFEFYDDQLLAFMVLILVWLCELFTLISVRTPISMKFFPRFFLLYFLVFHIYFFSYAYGFSYLALSTTAAFMQHLILYFWNRFEVPALQRYMQNRRSQLQQHPDFHITSSTILASTLHITRLNTRNQGLNNVDLATGAGLRPGFDQSMPQNGPGVADPQDRSENNRDRVANPAQIPGQADIRQAERGPNPGSMNSFSSLLLWILGGASSEGLNSFFSMFRDVREQGQVFNETPGAGAGDESRENQDNIDR; encoded by the exons ATGGATCCGGAGCAGACTTTCATACGCGTGCAGGAGAGGTTTTCTCAGATGCTGACGCCCAAAGTCAGAGTTGCTTTGGAGTATCTCTACCTGTTCATCGCCATAACCTTATTCTGCATTCTCGTTGTTATGCACGCTAATTACGTTCAACAG CCTGGGTGTTCAAGTGAGCTATCCGGAGTAGTGACATCAGAAGCCCAACTTATTCAGATTAAG ATAACCAGTGCCGGCCTGTGGTCTCATAATGATTCTGAATCAAACAGAATAGATCCCCCTGAAACAGAAATTGTAAAAGACAAAATGGAGATTTCTGATGTCAGTGGAGATAAATTGCCATTTTTGGCTTCCAAGCTTTGGTGGAACTGGATTGGTTCAGGTGCTAGGAGAGGAAAATTGGTATTCAAGTTTTGGAAAACTGACACTGAGTTTCTTGAACATCAAGCTGAAACCTCTACAAGTAATCAAAACACCAGGCCAGTGGGTGAAGATGCTGTCATCAAAATTGATAAAGAGGACCCACCAAAAAGTTTTACTTTATCAGCCAAAGAGACATTAAAAGCAGCAATTATACATTTTGGTAAAAAGTGGTATAGGCGCATCTCATTCATTTGGAGGCACACCATGCAGATCATCGGAAGTTTTCAGAAGCTATGG AATATTGCTGGTGTACACTTAAATCTTGATATTCCCAAATGGATGCATATCCTTCGTTTGGACAGGCTTAACACCAATGCag tgCAATGGCTTAACAAGAAAGGAAAGTTATTTGAACCCACATATCTTTATACTATGGAAAAG GGGTATTTCTTGTTACCTGAAAGTGCTAAATCTCATCATAATATACGTACTGTGAATGTTAGCATATCAGCTTGGCACTCCTGCTTTGGAAACAG gtgGCAGCAACTACTCATAAACAGATTTGTCGGATATGATACGATTTTAATCAATAGTTTATTGAGTTCTCCTGGTCAAG GTTATCTTTATAACTATCAAACAAAGGAATTCTATAACCTTAGTTATGCACAAGAAGTTCCGGAAGGCCCAGCTAGGTTTGGAG ACTATCTTGTAACAAAGTGTGGCGTGCTTATGATGTCcttgtttgtattttttactACCACAATGTCAGTATCATTTACATTAAGAGAAACACAGACTCGCATGCTGAAGTTCACGG TGCAGCTTCAACACCATGCACGGCATCGCCTTCCAACATTTCAGCTGATCTTTGTACATGTGATTGAATCACTAGTTTTTGTTCCT ATTATGATTGGCATTCTGTTTTTTCTCTTTGAGTTTTATGATGATCAGCTACTTGCCTTCATGGTCTTGATTCTTGTCTGGTTGTGTGAACTTTTTACTCTCATcag TGTCCGAACACCAATATCAATGAAGTTCTTTCCTCGCTTCTTTTTGCTGTATTTCCTGGTCTTCCACATATATTTCTTCTCTTATGCTTACG gtttttcgtATTTGGCTCTTTCTACAACCGCGGCTTTTATGCAACACCTTATCCTGTACTTTTGGAATCGGTTTGAG GTACCGGCACTGCAAAGGTACATGCAAAATCGACGGTCACAACTTCAGCAACACCCAGACTTCCACATTACCTCTTCCACCATTCTTGCATCAACGTTACACATCACAAGATTGAACACAAGAAACCAGGGATTAAATAACGTTGACTTGGCTACTGGAGCAGGGTTGAGACCTGGTTTTGATCAATCAATGCCCCAAAATGGACCAGGAGTTGCCGATCCTCAAGATCGGTCAGAAAATAATCGAGACAGGGTTGCGAACCCTGCCCAGATTCCTGGGCAAGCTGACATTCGACAAGCAGAAAGGGGTCCGAACCCTGGATCCATGAATTCATTCAGTTCTTTGTTATTATGGATCTTAGGAGGTGCTTCGTCTGAGGGCCTAAACTCGTTTTTTTCAATGTTCAGAGACGTGAGAGAGCAAGGACAAGTTTTTAATGAAACACCTGGGGCTGGGGCTGGTGATGAAAGCCGTGAGAATCAGGATAATATTGACAGATAG